The DNA sequence CATCTGGCCACCCTCGAAGCGCTCCGGAACCTGGTAACGGGCCTTGGTGCCCTTCGTACCACGACCGGCCGTCTTACCCTTCGACGCCTCACCACGACCGACACGGGTCTTGGCGGTCTTGGCGCCGGGGGCGGGACGGAGGTTGTGGATCTTGAGCGGGTTGTTCTCCGCCATGATCAGTCGACCTCCTCGACCGTCACGAGGTGGCGGACGGTGTGCACCATGCCGCGGAACTCGGGACGATCCTCCTTGACGACCACGTCGTTGACCCTCTTCAGGCCAAGCGAACGCAGGGTGTCGCGGTGGTTCTGCTTGCTGCCGATGTAGGACTTGACCTGCGTAATCTTGAGCTGCGCCATGATTACGCACCCGCCCCGGCACGTGCACGGAGCAGAGCCGCGGGGGCGACGTCCTCGAGCGGCAGACCACGGCGGGCCGCGATCTCCTCGGGACGCTGCAGGCCCTTCAGGGCCGCCACGGTCGCGTGCACGATGTTGATGGCGTTGTCGGAGCCGAGCGACTTCGACAGCACGTCGTGGATACCGGCGCACTCGAGCACGGCGCGCACCGGACCACCGGCGATCACACCGGTACCGGGCGACGCGGGCTTGAGCAGCACGACGCCGGCAGCCTTCTCACCCTGGATGGGGTGCGGGATGGTGCCCTGGATGCGGGGGACCTTGAAGAAGTGCTTCTTGGCCTCCTCAACACCCTTGGCGATGGCGGCCGGCACCTCCTTGGCCTTGCCGTATCCGACACCCACGGTGCCGTCACCGTCGCCCACCACGACCAGCGCGGTGAAGCTGAAGCGACGACCACCCTTCACAACCTTGGCGACGCGGTTGATCGCGACGACGCGCTCAACGTACGCGGTCTTCTCGGCGGCAGCTGCGCCGCCGTCACGGCCCTTCCGGTCCCGCCGCTCGCCGCCACCGGCACCGCCACCGCGGCGCTGGGGTCCAGCCATTGGAATTACCTCTCTCTGTTTCCGCTAGCTACGGAACCGGCTCAGAACTTCAGTCCGGCTTCGCGGGCGGCGTCCGCCAGAGCGGCGATGCGCCCGGCGTACTGGTTGCCACCACGGTCGAACACGACGGCCTCGACACCAGCGGCCTTGGCACGCTCGGCGACCAGGGCGCCGACCTGCTTGGCCTGTGCCGACTTGTCGCCCTCGCCACCGCGGACCGACGCGTCCAGGGTGGACGCAGACGCCAGGGTGTGGCCCTTCAGGTCGTCGATCACCTGCGCCACGATGTGGCGGTTGGAGCGGGTCACGACCAGACGGGGACGCTCCGCCGTACCGTTGATCCGCTTGCGGATCCGGATGTGACGGCGCTTGATCGCGGCGCGCTTGTAGGCGTCGCCCTTGAGGATCTTCTGCCCGTATGCCATGGCTTACTTACCCGCCTTTCCGACCTTGCGGCGGATGACTTCGCCCTCGTACTTGACGCCCTTGGCCTTGTACGGGTCGGGCTTGCGCAGCTTGCGGATGTTGGCCGCAACCTCGCCGACCTTCTGCTTGTCGATGCCCTCGACCGAGAAGCGGGTGGGGGCCTCGACCTTGAAGGTGATGCCCTCGGGCGCCTCGACCAGGATCGGGTGGCTGTAACCGAGGGAGAACTCCAGGTTCGAACCCTTGGCGACAACGCGGTAACCGACACCGCTGATCTCGAGCTTCTTCACGTAACCCTGGGTCACGCCGGTGATCATGTTCGCCACCAGCGTGCGGGACAGGCCGTGCAGGGCCTTGTTCTGACGCTCGTCGTTGGGGCGGGTGACGTTCAGCACGCCGTCCTCACCCTTGGCGATCTCGATCGGCGCCACGACGGTGTGGGTCAGCGTGCCCTTGGGGCCCTTGACCGAAACCGTACGGCCGTCGATGGTGACGTCCACGCCGGCGGGAACCGCGATGGGGAGCTTGCCGATGCGCGACATAGCTGTTTCCTCCGTTCCCTTCCGCTACCAGACGTAGGCGAGGACTTCCCCACCCACGCCCTTCTTGCCGGCCTGCTTGTCGGTGAGGAGCCCGTGCGACGTGGAGATGATCGCCACGCCCAGGCCGCCGAGCACCTTCGGCAGGTTGGTGGACTTCGCGTAAACCCGGAGACCGGGCTTGGAGATCCGCTTGATGCCCGCGATGGAGCGCTCACGGTTGGGGCCGAACTTCAGCTCCAGGACGAGGTTCTTGCCGACCTCGGCGTCCTCGACCTTCCAGCCCGTGATGAAGCCCTCCTGCTGGAGGATCTCCGCGATGT is a window from the Streptomyces capillispiralis genome containing:
- the rpmD gene encoding 50S ribosomal protein L30, with amino-acid sequence MAQLKITQVKSYIGSKQNHRDTLRSLGLKRVNDVVVKEDRPEFRGMVHTVRHLVTVEEVD
- the rpsE gene encoding 30S ribosomal protein S5; this translates as MAGPQRRGGGAGGGERRDRKGRDGGAAAAEKTAYVERVVAINRVAKVVKGGRRFSFTALVVVGDGDGTVGVGYGKAKEVPAAIAKGVEEAKKHFFKVPRIQGTIPHPIQGEKAAGVVLLKPASPGTGVIAGGPVRAVLECAGIHDVLSKSLGSDNAINIVHATVAALKGLQRPEEIAARRGLPLEDVAPAALLRARAGAGA
- the rplR gene encoding 50S ribosomal protein L18, with protein sequence MAYGQKILKGDAYKRAAIKRRHIRIRKRINGTAERPRLVVTRSNRHIVAQVIDDLKGHTLASASTLDASVRGGEGDKSAQAKQVGALVAERAKAAGVEAVVFDRGGNQYAGRIAALADAAREAGLKF
- the rplF gene encoding 50S ribosomal protein L6 yields the protein MSRIGKLPIAVPAGVDVTIDGRTVSVKGPKGTLTHTVVAPIEIAKGEDGVLNVTRPNDERQNKALHGLSRTLVANMITGVTQGYVKKLEISGVGYRVVAKGSNLEFSLGYSHPILVEAPEGITFKVEAPTRFSVEGIDKQKVGEVAANIRKLRKPDPYKAKGVKYEGEVIRRKVGKAGK
- the rpsH gene encoding 30S ribosomal protein S8, encoding MTMTDPIADMLTRLRNANSAYHDSVTMPASKIKSHIAEILQQEGFITGWKVEDAEVGKNLVLELKFGPNRERSIAGIKRISKPGLRVYAKSTNLPKVLGGLGVAIISTSHGLLTDKQAGKKGVGGEVLAYVW